A section of the Plasmodium knowlesi strain H genome assembly, chromosome: 3 genome encodes:
- a CDS encoding RNA-binding protein, putative: MWFKNIYSKEEGREKNFAGQDDAIDYDEEEQQRKDEEMDGKEDDVQEPVMDGKEQPADEEECPLDDTQMNEQIESIINNMTSDEEEEGEVVEDEIPYDRIETNNELNKEVVLLNFYADMSSQRLNALMSIFGKVKNSFIDDNEGVHVIFNSVNSSKRAKELLDNLKIKNRRIQVIYGKYEERRDDPRMGNASARWNDTTDGVVAEGVPNSDEVRGMFNDAYTNSYDNKSANPKNGKTPVKLYKNRKYYLNAVSTHAQNSVDNNFTYTNPIKGVIPHVKTNTYFIPPASNANMLNEFIPPSEISFNQQEKAPINNHLPNHTRGGNPNNQHNHSQAHQPDQNALDDMNTFNNVVNYVQHPPPPPPPTSRTLYSQSFNESGRGNHMETYHHYNHPNNPPGVYKKSSFDSPSGNPPYVTYSNQPPTSSRNLHMKGVPPPPHLIGNSNHGETGITNQIGGNHPPLPIISRSRDLPTSSTGPLYNNNFHRPHANNDQYHGGNSSYGNLANNEDYPTPHGLYTNHDEYPAHAGYSPHAGYPPHSSHTLKPPKVTTYNKPVKNSRYHNQLLATEREHYQNDESVEYTPFNEENPFGISEENKMVNNPTWKERKTKQFLQWDQDASVEKNHLDFVESFGSAKIFNRYLLVTNIPDHLDNESTLKEYINGLYPDEKMQHFCVEVSLFVPVEVDEERFFKNDLKVEHDDAPIQGGDDDATMKEEVPMKVEEEAPMKVEEEAPVKEGEEVNLENAPIKEGENDGLVKEDDAPKEEMEEKPKGARRRGARKAAAPKQRKGRGKAKVEVEQVEQVEQAEQAQQAEQTEQVQQAEQTEQAEQTEQAEQAEQANQADQAESPAELASGKRYAHLTFRTIKSCVEVKKALEKEKFRVTFSAPSKANVCLWVGNLLRSYFMNTASILKTMFSHFGPLKNIRYVSDKSCIFLQYSSVLDAIKARNHMYGLQITNNTILNIDFSVLGEWEGKQQKISSTRKRLLDALAYDNGKIKERLESNLRKRNTGFIDSKVMHLLRKEGNHGSGIGGEGVRLKRHATERSDNYHVKRRQYMDGKRSRSTSMHRRKYRSYAIDTYPTSNSVNDKTHGPGDHLRHDKRESRRSSKRKGMTTPDYSYHRSQRHEYHHGDSHHGDSHHGDNHHGDRHHGDQHDHRHHHRRHKRRRSRNGTSAERADGAGYNSPFERRDSPSDIAKGSTNRGHAKENTESDFNSLDDIELNDYNDIQKTVSFYVNQKYKCDFISNFYDGNPELKIYPKLNVETKSDVQNLMNIRNSCIDYSVWQLGPTVKQKKKFLHICEHFSKKKNIPVIIDKNFTIFIVPMKEDYLKDLGIDNPDFMYAFVLQTKKI; the protein is encoded by the exons ATGTGGTTTAAAAATATCTACTCcaaagaggaagggagagAGAAGAACTTCGCCGGTCAAGACGATGCCATCGAttatgatgaagaggagcaACAGAGGAAAGACGAGGAGATGGACGGGAAGGAGGACGACGTGCAGGAACCTGTGATGGACGGAAAGGAGCAGCCGGCGGATGAGGAAGAGTGCCCCCTGGACGATACCCAAATGAACGAACAAATTGAAAGCATTATAAATAACATGACATcggatgaagaggaagaaggagaagtggTGGAGGACGAAATCCCGTACGATCGAATTGAAACAAATAACGAATTAAACAAAGAAGTGGTTCTTCTCAATTTCTACGCAGACATGTCTAGTCAGAGGTTAAATGCTCTGATGAGTATCTTcgggaaagtgaaaaattccTTTATAGACGACAACGAGGGGGTCCACGTAATTTTTAACTCTGTTAATAGCTCCAAAAGGGCAAAGGAACTTCttgataatttaaaaataaaaaataggaggATACAAGTTATTTACGGGAAATATGAGGAAAGGAGAGATGATCCCCGGATGGGTAATGCCTCTGCCAGATGGAACGACACTACTGATGGTGTAGTCGCAGAAGGTGTCCCTAACTCGGATGAAGTAAGAGGAATGTTCAACGATGCTTACACCAATTCGTATGATAACAAATCAGCCAACCCTAAAAACGGAAAGACACCTGTAAAGCTGTATAAAAATAGGAAGTATTACCTGAACGCGGTTTCTACACATGCCCAGAATAGCGTAGACAACAATTTCACATACACCAATCCAATAAAAGGTGTAATACCCCATGTGAAGACCAACACGTACTTTATCCCTCCTGCTTCCAATGCAAATATGTTGAATGAATTCATTCCTCCATCCGAAATATCTTTTAATCAACAGGAAAAGGCACCCATAAACAACCACTTGCCAAACCACACGAGAGGTGGCAATCCGAACAACCAACACAATCACAGTCAGGCGCATCAGCCGGATCAAAACGCTCTCGACGATATGAATACCTTCAATAACGTTGTTAATTATGTACAACAcccccctcctccccctcccccaaCGTCGAGAACACTGTATAGTCAGTCGTTTAATGAATCGGGGAGAGGTAATCATATGGAAACCTACCATCACTATAACCATCCAAATAACCCACCAG gtgtatataaaaagagTAGCTTTGATTCCCCCTCTGGAAATCCTCCCTATGTGACCTACTCCAATCAGCCTCCTACGTCTAGTAGAAACTTACACATGAAGGGAgtgcctcccccccctcacCTTATTGGAAACTCCAATCACGGTGAAACGGGCATTACTAATCAAATCGGAGGAAatcatcctcctcttccgATAATCTCCCGTTCAAGGGATCTTCCTACCTCTTCCACAGGACCACTCTATAACAACAACTTCCATAGGCCCCATGCGAATAATGATCAATACCATGGTGGGAACTCATCTTACGGGAATCTCGCCAACAATGAGGATTACCCCACTCCCCATGGGCTCTATACCAACCACGACGAGTACCCCGCGCATGCAGGGTACTCCCCACATGCAGGGTACCCCCCTCACTCGTCCCACACACTGAAGCCTCCGAAGGTTACAACGTATAACAAACCAGTGAAGAATAGTAGATATCATAACCAATTACTAGCTACCGAAAGGGAACACTACCAAAACGATGAATCAGTAGAATACACCCCATTTAATGAAGAGAACCCATTTGGAATtagtgaagaaaataaaatggtgaACAATCCTACctggaaagaaaggaagacaaAACAATTTCTACAGTGGGATCAAGATGCATCTGTCGAAAAGAATCATCTCGATTTCGTAGAATCATTTGGATCAGCCAAAATATTTAATAGATACCTACTCGTAACGAACATTCCCGATCATCTGGATAATGAGAGCACACTGAAGGAATACATCAATGGGTTATATCCGGACGAGAAAATGCAGCACTTCTGTGTTGAGGTTTCCCTATTTGTCCCTGTCGAAGTAGACGAGGAGAGGTTCTTCAAGAATGATCTTAAGGTGGAGCATGACGATGCACCTATCCAAGGGGGGGATGACGATGCAACAATGAAGGAGGAGGTACCCATGAAGGTGGAGGAGGAGGCACCCATGAAGGTAGAGGAGGAGGCACCAGtcaaggagggggaagaggTTAACCTTGAGAATGCCCCCATCAAGGAGGGAGAGAATGATGGACTCGTCAAGGAAGATGATGCACcgaaggaggaaatggaGGAGAAGCCCAAGGGGGCCAGGCGTAGGGGCGCGAGGAAGGCGGCCGCGCCTAAGCAGAGGAAGGGGCGAGGAAAGGCGAAAGTGGAGGTGGAACAAGTAGAACAAGTGGAACAGGCGGAGCAAGCGCAACAGGCGGAACAGACAGAACAGGTGCAACAGGCGGAACAGACAGAACAGGCGGAACAGACGGAACAAGCGGAACAGGCGGAACAGGCAAACCAAGCAGACCAAGCAGAATCCCCCGCGGAGTTAGCGAGCGGGAAGAGGTATGCTCACCTGACCTTCCGAACGATCAAGAGTTGCGTGGAGGTGAAGAAGGCGctagagaaagaaaaatttagagTGACTTTCTCTGCACCTAGTAAAGCCAACGTCTGTCTCTGGGTAGGAAATCTTTTGCGAAGTTATTTTATGAACACAGCCAGTATTCTAAAAACTATGTTCAGTCATTTTGGTCCATTGAAAAATATCAGATATGTCTCCGACAAAAGTTGTATCTTCCTCCAATATTCCAGTGTGTTGGACGCCATCAAGGCGAGGAATCACATGTATGGGCTTCAGATAACAAATAATACAATTCTTAACATAGATTTCTCTGTTTTGGgggaatgggaaggaaaacaacaGAAGATCAGTTCTACCCGAAAAAGGTTGCTAGATGCACTTGCATACgataatggaaaaattaaagagaGGTTAGAATCCAACTTGAGGAAGAGGAACACTGGGTTTATCGACTCAAAGGTTATGCATCtcttaaggaaagaaggcaaTCATGGTAGTGGTATCGGAGGAGAGGGGGTGCGCCTTAAAAGACATGCCACGGAGAGGAGTGATAACTACCATGTAAAGAGAAGACAATACATGGATGGAAAACGTTCACGCAGCACATCTATGCATAGGAGAAAATATAGATCCTATGCCATTGACACTTATCCTACTAGTAACTCAGTTAATGATAAAACACATGGCCCCGGTGATCATCTAAGGCATGATAAGAGAGAGTCAAGACGATCTTccaaaagaaagggaatgacTACGCCGGATTATTCTTACCACCGTAGTCAACGCCATGAGTACCATCATGGTGACAGCCATCATGGTGACAGCCATCATGGGGACAATCATCATGGGGACCGCCATCATGGTGACCAACAtgatcatcgtcatcatcatagAAGGCacaagaggagaagaagccGAAATGGAACAAGTGCGGAGCGCGCTGATGGCGCTGGGTATAACTCTCCATTTGAAAGAAGAGATTCACCAAGCGATATCGCCAAGGGTTCCACCAACCGAGGCCACGCAAAGGAAAACACGGAAAGCGACTTTAACAGTTTGGATGATATCGAGCTCAACGATTACAACGATATTCAAAAAACTGTTTCCTTCTATGTAAACCAGAAGTACAAATGCGACTTCATCTCCAACTTTTATGACGGGAATCCTGAACTCAAAAT TTACCCCAAGCTGAACGTCGAAACGAAGAGTGATGTTCAGAATCTCATGAACATTCGGAACTCCTGTATCGACTATTCCGTGTGGCAGTTGGGACCAA